The segment GAATTCGGCGTTTTGTGCACCAGAACAGTGACTTATCGGCATAGCTTAAATTGCAATAGTTACGGAAGATTTTGCTTGAAAGATTACAACTTTGTTACTACTGATACAGCCATCATTGTATCAGAGGATTTAGCCTTTTGCAAATGCTTTTGTCCTCCGTTCAAGCAAAAAAGAGTCCTGCTCCCGGATAGAGGGGCTGTGACTCTCTTTAGTATGCCGCTTCAGCAGCTTATTATTGTGGAAATGATTTACTGGACCAGAGGTGGTACTGGGCAGCGATCCCCCACATATTGAACAGCGTGGAGGGCAGCGGAGCTGCCTGGCGGAGCATAAGGGCCGGCAACCCGGGATAGAACAGAGCAGAGGCGCTGCAGAGCAGAATGACGGCCAGGCTTCCCGCCCCCAGAACGATGGATATACCAATGGAAGGCAGCAGCACCTTCAGGCAGATCAGCAGCGAGGAGAACATACCGGTACCTGCGGTGTAGCCGAACTGCATATAGAGCAGAAGCTTGCGGACAAGGAAGAGATAGAGCAGCCAGCCCAGTACATAAGGCACCAGCTTGAGCAGGAGCTGTACATCGAGAACGCCGCTGAGCAGATGACGGTACATACGCGGAAGCAGCCAATAGAGCGGCAGGAGGGTTAGCGCCCATTCAACGAGGCTGAACACCAGCACCGGCAGCCCATATTTTCTCATTCCGGGAAAAAAGAACAGTCCCCGCGCTCCGGCGCGCTCCTGGTGAAGCTCGTGCAGCAGCCCTGCACGGATAAAGGGAGTCACCAGCAGCCTTAGCACTGTCAGCGCAAGCAGCATCCACAGCCAGTGCTGGACGGCGGGGTCGGTGCGCAGCGCGGTCTGCCCCTCGATATAATACAGCAGCCTGCCTATTCCGCTGCCGCCGGCGTTCGCATCCGGGTAGCGGAGCAGGACGGGGACAACCGCGCTTTTAATGAATTTGTACAGGAAATATCCCCAGAACAGCCGGTAGATAAATAGCAGGATCAATATATAGAACTGCTCTTTCATGCTGATCCAACCGCGGGCAATTGAGCTTTTCACCATTCCTTCACCTCACCAGACAAGAGTTCCGAGCAGGGTTTCAAGCAGAGTTGATGCACTAAGCGTCCAGCGGGAGAGTGTACGCGGCTCAAGCTCCGCCATTCTGAAATTATTAAGATGCCTGCTCTCCAGCAGAATGGAATGCCCCGGATCAATCTCTGCGGAGACCAGCGGCGTTTTATACGTTAATTCAAAGGAGGTAGCCTTACCCTCGCCATTCCAGTATTGCTGCACCGTGTACCCGTCTGCGAAGGTGAATTTCACGGGAACATCGGGGTACAGGCTGCCCTTATTGCTTACATCGACCACAGCGCTATAGCGGCTCCCCCCGCTGTCGCTGTTGTCCTGTTTAACCGTAAGCCTGATATCGTCAACTGCGAAGTCGGGTGCCCCCCCGCTATAGACATACCGCTCAAAATACGTCTGCCAGGATTGCTTGGTCACTTTCTCCACAACCTTCTGGAAGTCGGCAGTGGTCGGATGCTGGAAGCGGTATTTGCGGGCATAGGCGGCGAGGATGGCGTCCATATTCTTGGTCCCGGCGATGCGTTCGATATCCTTCAGCACCAGCTTGCCCCGGATGTATACATTGCGCGTGTAGGCATCATCTCCGGTGTATTTCCAGGTCTCCAGCTTAAGCGGCTGTGAAGAGGAGACCAGGCTGGACTGCAGCGGGAGGCTGGAGACCACACCGTATTCCTGTTCCATCAGCCGGTCTTCGGCATAAGAGGTGAAGCTCTCATCCAGCCAGGCTTCTTCGAATTCATTGCTGGCCACCAGGCCGTAGAAATATTGGTGCCCGATCTCGTGGATGATCGTGCGCTCCAGGGAGGTGCCCGGTGAAGTGTCCGTGGCGCCGAAGGCGGTAATCAGGGTCGGATACTCCATGCCTCCGGCCCCGTTGCCGGACTCCGGCGGGACAACAATCGATAAGGTGGAGTAGGGATAAGGGCCATACCACTTGCTGAATGCCATCAGTGCAGCCTCAGCCGCCTGGAAGTAACGCTCCTGGAGATGCTTATGCAGCGGGTCCAGATAGAGCTTAATCTTCACTCCGGGCACCTGCGGCGCGGAGAAGGCCTTCTCGGCAACCACGAAATCAGGCGATGCCGCCCAGGCGAAGTCGTGGACGTCATCTGCATAGAACTGATAGATCTTGCGCCCCTTCACAACCTTGGCGTCTCTCACCGGAAACCCGGTTGCGGCGACCTTATACTCGGGCGGGACAGAAATCGATACATTGTAAATTCCAAAATCACTGTAGAACTCGGAGTTGCCGTGATATTGATGCAGGTTCCAGCCTTCTTCCTTGAGTCCTCTTCTGCCGGCAGGCTCATAGACGCTAATCTTCGGAAACCACTGTCCGGCCATCACGAAGTCGCCAGCGGTTCCCATCCGGGCGAAAATTTTCGGCAGCTTGACCTCGAATTTAAGCCGTACCGTAACGCTCTCACCGCCGTTCACCGGCTGCGGCAGATGGACCTTGAGCAGTGTTCTGTCATTGACATTGCCGTCGTCCGGCTGCACATATTGGGTGCGCTGCATCAGCGAAATACCCTCGGAGGTCCGCAAATCTGTCAGGGTAATGCTCCCGTAACCCCCTGCAGGCATGGTATCACCGCGAAGCGTGCCCCCGGATTCCTTCATGAAGGTGGTGCCGGCGGATGAGAATGCATTGGGATACAGATGAAAGTAGAGCTCCTGGACCGGCTTTGCGCCCGGATGGGTCCAGGTCAGCGTCTCGGAGGCGACCAGAGTCTCCGCACCCGGCAGGAGCTCCACATCCATGTGATATTCAACCACGCGCTGGCTTAAAGCCTCTGTCTCCGATGTGTAGATCGTATCTGAAAGATCGGACTGCACGGGCTGCTGCCGGGGGATAATGGCGGGGGACTTGGCCTCTTTTGGAACAGAGGCAGTCCATACGGCAGGGCTATGCCCTGACAGAAACCATATTCCGCCTCCAAGCAAGGTGAGGACAGCCAGGACTGCGAAGATGAGGGTATACCTTAATGAATGTGGCTTCATACTATGATTCCTCCCGTGACAAGCATCTACGGGATGTATATGTTTGCAATCGCCGCATTATTAGCTAAAATTAAATAATTAGTGAATGGAAAGGATGTGCACATGTGGATAACGTACAACCGGAGGGCAAAAAACAAATTGCCTTGAATATTGTGAACGCCAGAGCCAAGCATAAGGGCTTCGGTGCAGGCTCGATTGATCTGAACAATGTATCGCCTGTCATTATTGATCAGGGTATCGCCGTTATCGATATCGGTGCCATGCATGCCAAGAGCAAAGTGGAGAAGGGAATCAAGTTCTCTATGAACCGTGAGGATGTTCCGGCGGGAAGACAGGTATGGGTCGTATGGGTGGCTGTGGACCGTACCCCGGAGGGACAGTTCTACGGCGGGATTACCGCCTGTGAGATGTGGATTGACACCGAAGCGCGCCGCGGCTGGAAGATTCTTGCGGATCATGTCAATAAGCTGGATGCGGCCTTGAAGCGCAAGCTTATTCTGGATGGACTTGGAAGCACTGAGCGGGCAGCGCTGAAATCACTGCTGATGGCCCATAATGAAGAGTGGTGGGCCGCTTCGCCTGAGGAGCTGAAAGCTGCGCTATCGGAATAGAAGATCAGGTTATAGGCTTCGCCCAAAAATTAAGGCTTGGCCCCAACGGGGCCAAGCCTTATCTGATGTCTAAGCAGGGATGAATGGATAACGGTTACTGCGGATCTGTTCTGCCGGGAGTGTTCAGCTTGCGCTTGAGTTGGCTGACTCTGGCTTGGCTGATGCCGAGAACCTCGGCAAGCTCCTTCTGGTTGGCATAGGGATGATCTTCGATCGCTTTCATAAGACGCAGACTCATTTCTTCGGTCTTGCTTCTCCGGCCCCCGCGGGCTGGCTCGGGATGCTCTTCTGCTGAACTTGGGGAGACATGGATGGGTTCTGATCCGCGGTCGGGGTCACTAAGCTCCTTCAGACAGGTGTTGCAAATGAACTGATCCTTATAGTAGGTCACATGATCAAGACTTCTGCAAAAGGTGCATTCTGTGGAGGTGTACTTTCGGAGGACGATGATATCCTCATCCAGTATAAAAAATTCGATAGGATCCCCAATGTCAATATTACGTGTCATGCGGATTTCTACGGGAACCACAATTCTTCCGAGACTGTCTAAGCTTCGGATCATGCCTGTATCTTTCATCCCATGTCCCTCATTTACATCTTTATATTTTTTGTAGATATATATGATTATAACAGTAATTGTAAGCTAAGAGAACGGGGGAAGCGTATACAAATTGGGCTATTTATTGTCATTTTATGGGAGGTTTTATCATTTTATGGCGTTTTAAAATATAGAGGACAAGATCACACAAAAAACCTCTCCGCCTGGAAAGTCCAAGGGAGAGGCTGATTAGGGTTCTCTTATTAATACCCAATATACCACAGCCGAAACAGCGGTATAGGCCTTTAGACCAGCCTGTGGGGCTGCGCCTGCGGATCGCTGACCGATACATAAGGATTGCCCCGGAGATAGAAGCGCCAGGGGAGCCCGGCATACTCTTCCGCATAAGGAATATTGATGCGCGGGGCCTCGACAATATCCAGGGACTCCGGGTCATCCCCCTGCTCGATGCTCAGCGGACCTTCCGGCAGATCGAACCTGGTATTGTTAAGACTCTTGTCAATCCGCAGCGCCCGGCACAGCTTGCCCGGCCCGCCGGAGAGGTCCGAGGGCTTCCTCACGGCAACTCCCCTGTATGCCGTCATAAGCTCGGCATCCCTCTCCGTAAGCGGCTCTACTGCCCGGATCAGAACGGCATGAGGCTCGTCCTGTGCAGCAGTTACGACATTCAGGCAATGGTACATGCCGTAGATCAGGTATACATACACTGCGCCTCCGGCGCTGAACATGACCTCTGTACGGGCGGTCCGGCGGCTGCCATACGCATGGCTGCCTTTATCCTCAGCGCCTCCATAGCTCTCTGTCTCCACAATACGGCAGCGGATGTCCCCGTCTTCTGTGCGGCGGACCAGATGCTGGCCAAGAAGGCGCGGCGCTGCTTCAACTGCCGCGAGCTTATAGAGCTCAGGCTGCAGCAGCTGTGGCGCGTCCGGCTCAAGGCTGCCGGAATGATTCGGCTTCATGAATGGATGACACACCTTCCTGCGGCGGAGTTAGGCGGGCGTACGCCTCTGCCAGTCTCCCCATCGTAACGCAGACAACGGGGAGCGGCAATCCCTGGTTAGTTAGTTCATCCACCAGCGCTTGATATTGTTCCATAGGGAATGCTCTTCCTTGACCGGATCGGCAGGGACGGAAGGATCGGTGCTTCCGGAAGCACTGGGTTCACCGGAGCTATGCTGGTCACAATATCCGGTAGGCTCTGTGCCGCTGATGAAGGTCTCCAGCTTTTTCTCCGGACAGTCTGCTGTAGCCAGCATGCCGGACAGCGGATCGACATATACGCTGACTACGCCATCGGGAATGGGAAAAATCTTCGGCGGCACATTCTCCAGTGCTTTTTCCGTGAATCCGGCGAAGATAGGTGCTGCCCGTCTGCCGTCGGTGGTCGCAATATCGCGGCCCTTATCGTATCCGACCCAGACGGCGGTTGAGAGCTCAGGCGTGAAGCCGACCATCCATCCGTCGGTATCTGTAGTACCGGTCTTGCCGGCCACCGGACGCTTGATCATCGAGGCCACCCGGTTCCCGGTGCCTCCGCTCTCGAAGACCCCCTCCATCAGCCGGGTTAACACATAAGCAGCGGCCGGCTCAACCACGGGCTGACCTTCTGGCTGCGGAGCTTCATATAGAAGATGTCCGCCCGCATCGGTGATCTTCAGGACCGCCGTGACCGGCTGCTTCACTCCGCCACTGGCAATCACTGCGAAGGCTGAGGCCATCTCCAGCGGGCTGACAGGGGAGGTTCCCAGCGCCAGCGAAGGAACGCTCTGCAGCGGGCTGTTAATCCCCATGGCGGCCGCCATAGCGGCGACCTTATCTGCCCCGATCTTCATAATGGTATTGACTGCATAGATATTGTCGGACGCGGCAATGGCCTGCCGCATATTAATCTCTCCCAGATATTTATCCCCGAAATTCCGGGGCTGGTACGTCTTGCGGTTGTTATCATAATGGAACAGCGTGGGCTGGCTGTTGAAGACGGACAAGCCGGTCATTTCTTTGGTCGACAGCGCCGCCAAATACATAATCGGCTTAAAGGAAGAGCCGGGCTGGCGCGTCTTCGCCAGCGCATGGTTGAAGGAGCTGGTCCGGTAATTCGTGCCCCCGACCATAGCCTTCACATAGCCGGTGCGGGGATCAACGGAGACCAGGGCCGTCTCCAGCTCGCTGCTGTGGTCCATCCCCTGATCCACCGCCGCTTCCGCAGCCTGCTGCATATCCGGGTCAAGCGTTGTATAGACATTCAGCCCGCCCCGGTCCAGCTCGTCACTGCTGATATGCAGGCTGTCGATCACAAGACTGCGCACATAATCGCGGAAATAGGGTGCAGCCACCGTGGTATCCTTTTGACCCTGAGGACTCAGCTTCAGCTGCTCCTTAGCAGCCTCCTGTGCCTGCGACTCGGTAATATCCCCCGTATCAACCATGGCGGCCAGGATAATGCCTTGACGCTTCAAGGCGCTGTCCAGATGATTATAAGGAGAATAATAGGTGGGTCCCTTGGGCACTCCGGCCAGCAGGGCGCTCTCCGCCAAATCCAGATCTGCGGCAGCTTTACCGAAATACATCCGGGCCGCAGCCTCGATTCCGTAAGCCCCGTGTCCGTAGTAGATTTCATTTAAATACATATTCAGAATTTCATCCTTAGAATATTTCATTTCCAGCTGCAGAGTATATAGCGCTTCCTTGGCCTTGCGGGTCCAGGTCTTCTCATGGGTCAGGTACAGATTGCGGGCGAGCTGCTGGGTTAAGGTGCTGGCCCCTTGCGTGCGTCTGCCCGCCTCCAGATTGGCGAGTACCGCTCTCCCCATGCCTTTCAGGTCAAAGCCGATATGATTATAGAATTTCCGGTCCTCCACAGCCAGCGTGGCTTTGATGAGCAGCGGGGAGATCCGGTTAAGCTCAACAGGCTCGCGGCTGCGGCCGTCTGTAGTGAAGGTGGTCATCACATTGCCCCTGGCGTCAAGCAGTCTGGAGCGGACATCATCCCCGAGCGGGGGGAGCGGCTTCTGATATAGGTATCCAAGCAGAGCGCCGGCTGCCAGCAGGAACAGCAGGGCGGAGACAGCCAGCAGCCGAAAGAGCAGGCGGAAGCGGCGTTTGCGGACTTTGGGTGTGGCAGAATCGCGCGTCATGGTATCAGGCTCCTTCGAATTCAAGCAATAACACAGGCTGTCCCCATGAGGGCTGCCGCGGCTTGTATTCCTCATTATGGGAAAGGATGAGAGGAGATATTCACCATTGGCAGAGAAAGCGGAACTAGCCCGACCCGGCGGGATACCGGGGAGTATGCGCCCGCTGCGACTTGTGTGATTTTGTGAACGGTTATGGTAAAATTTTAGATACTTATGAAAATGCATGTAACTATCATGCCCGGGAGGACTGCCGCCATGGCTTTTCGCGTATCTGCTGTACAATATCATCTGTACACCATCTCTTCCTTCGGGGAGTTTGCTGCCGAGTGTGAGCACTATATCAAGACGGCCGGAGAGTACGGGGCCGAATTTATCCTCTTCCCTGAATTTCTTACGACACAGCTGATGTCGATTGGAGGCGAGGACGGGGAGGCGCTGGGGATAGAGGATCTGCCGCAGTTCACCGACCGTTACCTGGAGATGTTCTCCGGGTACGCGGGGAAGTATGCGGTACATATTATTGGGGGGACCCATGTGCTGCGGCGCGGCGGCAAGCTGTATAATGTAGCCCATCTATTTTATCCGGACGGAAGAATTGCCGAGCAGGCCAAGCTGCATATTACCCCTGCCGAGGTAGAGGGCTGGAATATGGGAGCCGGTGAGGAGCTTCAGGTATTCCAGACAGATCATGGGACCATTGCCATGCTGACCTGCTATGACATTGAATTCCCTGAGATTGTGCGCATGGCCCGGGCCAAGGGTGCAGATGTGATCTTCTGCCCGTCCTGCACGGATGACCGCCACGGCTTCCACCGGGTAAGGTATACGAGCCACGCCCGGGCTATCGAGAATCAAGTCTACGTGGTGCTGACCGGCACCGTAGGCTCACTGCCTACTGTTGATCTGATGCGGGCCAACTTCGGCCAGGCGGCGATTATCACACCCAATGACATTCCGTTTCCTCCACAGGGTCTGCTGGCCGAGGGGGAGATCAACAATGATATGATTATTACGGCCGATCTGGATCTGGAGCTGCTGTACCGCGTCCGGGAACACGGGTCTGTAACCACGTGGCGTGACCGCCGCACCGATCTGTACACCGACTGGACGTAAGGGGGGGACTAACCGATGTATTATAAGAAGTTCTACGCTCTGGACGGCAAGACGCCGGTGCCTGCGGTGATCCGTTCCTATACGGAAGCTGACTTCACCGAGCTGATCACGATTCAGTCCGAGGCGTTCCCGCCGCCTTATCCCGCGGAGCTGTGGTGGAACCGGGAGCAGCTGCTGAATCATGTGACACTTTTTCCGGAAGGGGCCTTATGTGTAGAGGTGGCCGGGGAGCTGGCCGGATCGGTTACCGGATTCCTGATGAATTTCGACCCGGAGGCGCAGGCGCATCATCATACGTGGTCAGAGGTTACGGCAGACGGTTATCTCACTACGCATCAGCCGGGCGGGAACACGCTGTATATCGCGGATTTGTGTGTCCGTCCCGGATACCGCAAGCTGGGTCTGGGCAAGGAGCTGGTCCAGTCGTTATACCATGTGGTCGTGGAACAGAAGCTGGAGCGGCTGCTGGGAGCGGGCCGGATGCCGGGCTATCACCGGGTGGCCGGGCAGATGACAGCGGAAGAGTATCTGGCCGGGGTTATCGCCGGAAGCTGGTCTGATCCGGTGATTACTTTTCTGCTGCGGTGCGGCCGGTCTCCGGTTCGTGTGGTCGCGGGTTATCTGGAGGACGAGGAATCAGGGAATTACGCAGCGCTGATGGAATGGCGGAATCCTTTTAAATAAATGAATACAGCCTATCACTTGGAGGAGATCCCTTGACTATGGAATATAGAAGAATTACAGATATTGCCGACCCGTTGTTCAGAGAGGTGCATCAGCTGTTGTCGGATGTATTTCCGCCCGAGGAAGTGCTGGAGTACAGCTTGTGGAAGGAGCCGCTTGCCGATCCGGGAATACGCGTGTTCGCTGCGGTGCATGAAGGGAAGGTTGTAGGCACTACGGAATACCGTTACTATGCCGACTGGAATGTAGCGATGACCGATTTCACCATCATTGGACGGGAAGGGCTGGGCATTGGCCGTTTTCTGGCGCGTCAACGCTTGAAGGACCTGGAGAAGCTGGCGGCTGAGAATCATACGGAGCTGCTGGGGATGTTCGCTGAGATCTATGATCCGTACCGTGTGGGGTATGATTTTGGCGGAATTAAGCCGATGGACCCGTACGTCCGCCGTGAAGTTCTGTCGCATTTGGGCTATAAAAGGATAGATATTCCCTACGTCCACCCTTCCTGGCAGGGAGATGGCGAGGCGGTGTCCGGTCTGGACCTCTGTTTCATGCCCGGAGATGAGGAGCAGGAGAGCATCGCGGCGCCGCTGGTGGCCGATTTCCTGACCCGTTATTACGCCGTGCTGGAGGGCAAGCCGGAAGCCTGGACATCGATGATCAGCCAGCTTCGCAGCAGGGAGCGTGTGGCGTTATTGCCGCTGTGAGGGCCAAGGCAGATGAAAAAGCGATTGAAATGCCCTCCTGATCTGGATATAGTGTACAATGGGAAAGCGAATATGACCTCTATGATTACAAGTACGAATAAGCGGGGAACGTGTGATGACTGAAGGACCGCAAGGCAAATACGGCGTTTCGGTAACGCTGGAGAGTGTGCAGGGCACAGAGCGCAGTGTGGTACATGCTGCAGGAGAGGCTATTGCCAAGGGGCAGTCGCTGTACATCATTTATGAAGAGCAGCAGACCGCACCCGAAGGCGCAGCAGTTGTGGTACGCAACACACTGAAGATTTCAGAGGGCAGAATCAAGCTGATCCGCCAT is part of the Paenibacillus sp. FSL M7-0420 genome and harbors:
- a CDS encoding M1 family aminopeptidase; translated protein: MKPHSLRYTLIFAVLAVLTLLGGGIWFLSGHSPAVWTASVPKEAKSPAIIPRQQPVQSDLSDTIYTSETEALSQRVVEYHMDVELLPGAETLVASETLTWTHPGAKPVQELYFHLYPNAFSSAGTTFMKESGGTLRGDTMPAGGYGSITLTDLRTSEGISLMQRTQYVQPDDGNVNDRTLLKVHLPQPVNGGESVTVRLKFEVKLPKIFARMGTAGDFVMAGQWFPKISVYEPAGRRGLKEEGWNLHQYHGNSEFYSDFGIYNVSISVPPEYKVAATGFPVRDAKVVKGRKIYQFYADDVHDFAWAASPDFVVAEKAFSAPQVPGVKIKLYLDPLHKHLQERYFQAAEAALMAFSKWYGPYPYSTLSIVVPPESGNGAGGMEYPTLITAFGATDTSPGTSLERTIIHEIGHQYFYGLVASNEFEEAWLDESFTSYAEDRLMEQEYGVVSSLPLQSSLVSSSQPLKLETWKYTGDDAYTRNVYIRGKLVLKDIERIAGTKNMDAILAAYARKYRFQHPTTADFQKVVEKVTKQSWQTYFERYVYSGGAPDFAVDDIRLTVKQDNSDSGGSRYSAVVDVSNKGSLYPDVPVKFTFADGYTVQQYWNGEGKATSFELTYKTPLVSAEIDPGHSILLESRHLNNFRMAELEPRTLSRWTLSASTLLETLLGTLVW
- a CDS encoding YwhD family protein yields the protein MDNVQPEGKKQIALNIVNARAKHKGFGAGSIDLNNVSPVIIDQGIAVIDIGAMHAKSKVEKGIKFSMNREDVPAGRQVWVVWVAVDRTPEGQFYGGITACEMWIDTEARRGWKILADHVNKLDAALKRKLILDGLGSTERAALKSLLMAHNEEWWAASPEELKAALSE
- a CDS encoding AbrB/MazE/SpoVT family DNA-binding domain-containing protein is translated as MKDTGMIRSLDSLGRIVVPVEIRMTRNIDIGDPIEFFILDEDIIVLRKYTSTECTFCRSLDHVTYYKDQFICNTCLKELSDPDRGSEPIHVSPSSAEEHPEPARGGRRSKTEEMSLRLMKAIEDHPYANQKELAEVLGISQARVSQLKRKLNTPGRTDPQ
- a CDS encoding DNA-3-methyladenine glycosylase, translating into MKPNHSGSLEPDAPQLLQPELYKLAAVEAAPRLLGQHLVRRTEDGDIRCRIVETESYGGAEDKGSHAYGSRRTARTEVMFSAGGAVYVYLIYGMYHCLNVVTAAQDEPHAVLIRAVEPLTERDAELMTAYRGVAVRKPSDLSGGPGKLCRALRIDKSLNNTRFDLPEGPLSIEQGDDPESLDIVEAPRINIPYAEEYAGLPWRFYLRGNPYVSVSDPQAQPHRLV
- a CDS encoding transglycosylase domain-containing protein codes for the protein MTRDSATPKVRKRRFRLLFRLLAVSALLFLLAAGALLGYLYQKPLPPLGDDVRSRLLDARGNVMTTFTTDGRSREPVELNRISPLLIKATLAVEDRKFYNHIGFDLKGMGRAVLANLEAGRRTQGASTLTQQLARNLYLTHEKTWTRKAKEALYTLQLEMKYSKDEILNMYLNEIYYGHGAYGIEAAARMYFGKAAADLDLAESALLAGVPKGPTYYSPYNHLDSALKRQGIILAAMVDTGDITESQAQEAAKEQLKLSPQGQKDTTVAAPYFRDYVRSLVIDSLHISSDELDRGGLNVYTTLDPDMQQAAEAAVDQGMDHSSELETALVSVDPRTGYVKAMVGGTNYRTSSFNHALAKTRQPGSSFKPIMYLAALSTKEMTGLSVFNSQPTLFHYDNNRKTYQPRNFGDKYLGEINMRQAIAASDNIYAVNTIMKIGADKVAAMAAAMGINSPLQSVPSLALGTSPVSPLEMASAFAVIASGGVKQPVTAVLKITDAGGHLLYEAPQPEGQPVVEPAAAYVLTRLMEGVFESGGTGNRVASMIKRPVAGKTGTTDTDGWMVGFTPELSTAVWVGYDKGRDIATTDGRRAAPIFAGFTEKALENVPPKIFPIPDGVVSVYVDPLSGMLATADCPEKKLETFISGTEPTGYCDQHSSGEPSASGSTDPSVPADPVKEEHSLWNNIKRWWMN
- a CDS encoding carbon-nitrogen hydrolase family protein; translation: MAFRVSAVQYHLYTISSFGEFAAECEHYIKTAGEYGAEFILFPEFLTTQLMSIGGEDGEALGIEDLPQFTDRYLEMFSGYAGKYAVHIIGGTHVLRRGGKLYNVAHLFYPDGRIAEQAKLHITPAEVEGWNMGAGEELQVFQTDHGTIAMLTCYDIEFPEIVRMARAKGADVIFCPSCTDDRHGFHRVRYTSHARAIENQVYVVLTGTVGSLPTVDLMRANFGQAAIITPNDIPFPPQGLLAEGEINNDMIITADLDLELLYRVREHGSVTTWRDRRTDLYTDWT
- a CDS encoding GNAT family N-acetyltransferase — encoded protein: MYYKKFYALDGKTPVPAVIRSYTEADFTELITIQSEAFPPPYPAELWWNREQLLNHVTLFPEGALCVEVAGELAGSVTGFLMNFDPEAQAHHHTWSEVTADGYLTTHQPGGNTLYIADLCVRPGYRKLGLGKELVQSLYHVVVEQKLERLLGAGRMPGYHRVAGQMTAEEYLAGVIAGSWSDPVITFLLRCGRSPVRVVAGYLEDEESGNYAALMEWRNPFK
- a CDS encoding GNAT family N-acetyltransferase — its product is MEYRRITDIADPLFREVHQLLSDVFPPEEVLEYSLWKEPLADPGIRVFAAVHEGKVVGTTEYRYYADWNVAMTDFTIIGREGLGIGRFLARQRLKDLEKLAAENHTELLGMFAEIYDPYRVGYDFGGIKPMDPYVRREVLSHLGYKRIDIPYVHPSWQGDGEAVSGLDLCFMPGDEEQESIAAPLVADFLTRYYAVLEGKPEAWTSMISQLRSRERVALLPL